In Bradyrhizobium sp. CCBAU 051011, the following are encoded in one genomic region:
- the gntH gene encoding guanitoxin biosynthesis MBL fold metallo-hydrolase GntH: protein MKIPARIILIVLAMISLQSVSPAQVPSLSITPEQLQELEKKGFQADPKILQDIATAGRPLGRWKEGLMFDGIAPMPWLKSAANWTPGTEEVQPEEIRVTFMGSSPLPRPGQMGTSIYVELGNGDRFIFDFGPGSIANYLASRVPLNQINDIFITHLHWDHFASVPYAFVFGAWGGRWHETFRINGPSGRTPKHGINHMVYHMKEMLFWHMENFSAGSPIGKGYDIEVNEFDYTNDGGVAYEKNGVRITHWQQSHGSDGASAYRLDWNGMCVAFTGDGRPNSLTITYAKGCDLLITEIQPETVAISSSVSGTMPLTSRTTIDGWHNPAYAAGYLYNEVKPRLAMATHVSYDEYVIPELVAEVRHHWKGPFQFGAPDMVVVNMTKDQIWVRDGVVPKYPNMAPPQFDVSTSGGLIMPLPPTTRRDVQSQFIRDAEIPPQKYYPEGYHPQLMPWWPSDKPIFLPEALVPEQMKKKSK from the coding sequence ATGAAAATCCCGGCACGAATAATCCTGATTGTCCTGGCGATGATCAGTCTACAATCAGTATCTCCCGCACAGGTGCCCAGCCTCTCGATCACTCCAGAGCAGTTGCAGGAGCTTGAGAAGAAGGGGTTTCAGGCAGATCCGAAGATATTGCAGGATATTGCCACCGCCGGCCGACCACTCGGACGTTGGAAGGAAGGGCTCATGTTTGACGGCATCGCACCGATGCCGTGGCTGAAGAGCGCAGCCAACTGGACCCCAGGCACGGAAGAGGTGCAGCCGGAAGAAATCCGCGTCACCTTCATGGGAAGTTCGCCCTTGCCACGACCAGGCCAAATGGGCACGTCGATCTATGTCGAGCTTGGCAATGGCGACCGCTTCATCTTCGATTTCGGCCCCGGCTCCATCGCTAACTATCTGGCTTCCCGCGTACCGCTGAACCAGATCAACGACATCTTCATTACCCATCTGCATTGGGATCATTTCGCTTCTGTGCCGTATGCCTTCGTGTTTGGCGCCTGGGGTGGCCGCTGGCATGAAACCTTCCGGATTAATGGCCCCTCCGGAAGGACCCCGAAACACGGCATCAATCATATGGTGTATCATATGAAGGAGATGTTGTTTTGGCACATGGAGAACTTCAGTGCCGGTAGCCCGATTGGCAAAGGCTATGACATCGAAGTCAACGAGTTTGACTACACAAATGACGGCGGTGTGGCCTACGAAAAGAACGGTGTAAGGATTACCCATTGGCAACAATCCCATGGGAGCGATGGCGCCTCGGCATATCGTCTTGATTGGAACGGCATGTGCGTGGCGTTCACCGGAGACGGTCGCCCCAATTCCCTGACAATCACGTACGCCAAGGGCTGCGACCTGCTGATCACCGAAATTCAGCCGGAGACGGTGGCCATCAGTTCGTCGGTGTCGGGCACCATGCCCCTGACTTCCCGCACTACCATTGATGGCTGGCATAATCCCGCCTACGCCGCTGGTTACCTGTACAATGAAGTGAAGCCGCGCCTCGCTATGGCAACTCACGTGTCCTATGACGAGTACGTGATTCCCGAACTCGTGGCAGAAGTGCGCCACCATTGGAAGGGGCCCTTCCAGTTCGGCGCGCCGGACATGGTAGTCGTGAACATGACCAAGGACCAAATCTGGGTGCGGGATGGCGTCGTGCCCAAGTATCCGAACATGGCGCCGCCCCAGTTTGATGTATCGACATCAGGCGGATTGATCATGCCGCTGCCGCCAACAACGCGCCGTGACGTACAGTCACAATTTATTCGTGATGCGGAAATCCCCCCGCAGAAATACTACCCGGAGGGTTATCATCCTCAGCTGATGCCCTGGTGGCCATCTGACAAGCCGATCTTCCTTCCCGAGGCACTTGTACCGGAACAGATGAAGAAAAAGTCGAAGTAA
- a CDS encoding peptidyl-prolyl cis-trans isomerase, with product MLFALYGLVGKQSAEAPEKIVVSASRIANLGDGFARTWRRPPSEQELQGLIEDYIRDEVFYREGRAAGLDRDDAVIRRRVRQKMEFLAEDMSVPEPNDDQLAAYLASNPERFRADDHLTFRHVFLSATRRQSTIDSDSKQVASILARADAAVDATALGDPFLLGEEFRAVSATKVMNQFGERFAKRILAMEEGRWQGPVASGFGQHFVFVSERVPGGLPPLDDVRPAVRREWANARRLEAEQKLYASLRERYEIVVEAPREKAAEAVSR from the coding sequence ATGCTGTTCGCGCTCTACGGCTTGGTCGGCAAGCAAAGCGCGGAGGCGCCCGAGAAAATCGTTGTTTCCGCCTCGCGGATCGCCAACCTCGGCGACGGATTTGCGCGGACGTGGCGACGGCCGCCGAGCGAGCAGGAACTGCAGGGTCTGATTGAGGACTACATCCGCGACGAAGTTTTCTACCGCGAAGGCAGGGCGGCTGGACTGGACCGCGACGACGCCGTCATTCGCCGCCGCGTGCGGCAGAAGATGGAATTTCTCGCCGAGGACATGTCCGTACCGGAGCCGAATGATGACCAGCTTGCGGCCTATCTCGCCTCCAATCCGGAGCGCTTCAGAGCCGACGACCATCTCACCTTCCGTCACGTATTCCTGAGTGCAACGCGGCGCCAAAGTACCATCGACAGCGATAGCAAACAGGTTGCGAGCATCCTGGCTCGCGCCGACGCGGCTGTAGATGCGACGGCACTCGGCGATCCCTTCCTGCTTGGCGAAGAGTTTCGTGCCGTCTCGGCAACGAAGGTAATGAACCAATTTGGTGAAAGGTTTGCCAAGCGGATCCTCGCTATGGAAGAGGGCCGCTGGCAGGGACCGGTTGCTTCGGGCTTTGGGCAGCATTTCGTCTTTGTCAGCGAACGAGTGCCGGGCGGCCTGCCACCGCTCGATGATGTCCGGCCAGCCGTCCGCCGTGAGTGGGCGAATGCGCGGCGCCTTGAGGCGGAGCAGAAACTTTATGCCTCGCTGCGGGAGCGCTACGAAATCGTGGTGGAGGCGCCTCGGGAAAAGGCGGCGGAGGCCGTCAGCCGATGA
- a CDS encoding HupE/UreJ family protein — MNRFRFLFAVLTVLLPQLAFSDELRPGYLEMRQTSPDAFNLLFKIPARGEDLRLAIYIKLPEGTQDVAPPRASFREGAYIERRTIRRDGGLAGQAVSIEGLSATLTDVLVRIESLTGAVQTERLFPTKTTFIVQATPGAGEVAATYLRLGVEHILFGFDHLLFVLALVILVRGWARVALTVTAFTIAHSITLSAATLGFVNVPGPPLEAAIALSIMLVSVEILNARRGKPSLTARMPWLVAFSFGLLHGFGFAGALAEVGLPQHAIPIALLFFNVGVEIGQLIFVAAVLSLISLLRYVASQLLQPVRIQPALDRLDVAVAYAIGIVAAYWLVERTTGFFV; from the coding sequence ATGAATCGTTTCCGTTTTCTCTTTGCCGTCCTGACGGTGCTGCTGCCGCAACTTGCCTTCTCGGATGAACTTCGGCCTGGCTATCTTGAAATGCGCCAGACCAGCCCTGACGCCTTTAATCTGCTTTTCAAGATCCCCGCGCGGGGGGAAGATTTGCGGCTCGCGATCTACATCAAGCTGCCCGAAGGCACTCAAGATGTAGCGCCGCCCCGGGCGTCGTTCAGAGAGGGTGCCTATATCGAACGCCGTACCATTCGGCGGGATGGAGGGCTCGCCGGGCAGGCGGTATCGATTGAGGGCCTTTCGGCCACATTGACTGATGTACTCGTACGGATCGAAAGCCTTACCGGCGCAGTACAGACCGAGCGGCTGTTTCCGACGAAGACGACGTTCATTGTTCAGGCCACGCCAGGCGCGGGCGAGGTGGCTGCAACTTATCTGCGCCTTGGCGTCGAACACATCCTTTTCGGCTTCGATCACCTGCTCTTTGTGCTGGCGCTGGTGATCCTCGTTCGAGGCTGGGCCCGCGTCGCCCTTACAGTGACGGCATTCACCATCGCGCACAGCATTACGCTTTCCGCGGCGACGCTCGGTTTCGTGAACGTGCCGGGTCCGCCTCTTGAAGCAGCCATAGCGCTTAGCATTATGCTTGTTTCGGTCGAGATTCTGAACGCACGGCGCGGAAAGCCAAGTCTGACGGCGCGTATGCCATGGCTGGTCGCCTTCAGCTTTGGGCTTTTACACGGTTTTGGCTTCGCCGGAGCGCTGGCGGAGGTGGGATTACCTCAACATGCGATCCCCATTGCGCTGCTGTTTTTCAATGTTGGGGTGGAGATTGGGCAGCTCATCTTCGTCGCCGCAGTCTTGTCGTTAATATCGTTGTTACGCTATGTGGCCTCACAATTATTGCAGCCTGTGCGCATACAGCCAGCCCTTGACCGGCTGGATGTGGCCGTCGCCTATGCCATAGGCATCGTAGCGGCCTACTGGCTGGTTGAGCGCACTACGGGCTTTTTTGTGTAG
- a CDS encoding IS630 family transposase, translated as MPWTANSIFEARRNFALLALSPKSNIRRLCKQFNISPNTGYQTLERYRAEGENGLRDRSRAPHRTPLRSSKDTELAVLSVRADHPRWGGRKIASHLKFFGAAVVPAPSTITAILTRNGRLKTSPKQSAHIWLLAMLHNDGNPEELPRSIIGHPDRQILLQRLKRGHLGDRRRSIAILASRNGLQTGAICSALNLSRQTYRRYVRLFDEGGAAALFAPRISPLRKFDREAVKKAVFSLLHQPPSNFGINRTTWKMADLSRIMKETGQPAGDDVIRKILKEAGYRWRKARVALTSNDSEFSEKLCHIQSILSGLRADEAFFSIDEFGPFAVKAQPGRALVAPNEKTLVAQWQRSKGCLILTAAIELSSNQITHFYSTKKNTDEMIRMMQVLLARYGNRRKFYLSWDAASWHVSKKLFECIDEHNFFAGCKGPTVETAPLPARAQFLNVIESVFSGMSRAIIQNSDYQSVDDAKAAIDRYFSERNAHFRDHPRRAGVKVWGKEPTPSRFSEFNNCKDPRFR; from the coding sequence ATGCCATGGACCGCAAACTCCATTTTTGAGGCGCGGCGCAATTTTGCACTGCTTGCGCTATCCCCGAAGTCAAATATCCGACGTCTTTGCAAGCAATTTAACATTAGCCCAAACACAGGTTATCAAACCTTAGAAAGGTATCGAGCCGAGGGCGAAAATGGCTTGCGAGATCGTTCGCGGGCCCCACATCGGACGCCGTTGCGCTCTTCCAAGGACACTGAATTGGCTGTCCTTTCCGTACGCGCGGACCACCCGAGGTGGGGCGGTCGAAAAATTGCTTCACATCTTAAATTTTTTGGTGCCGCTGTCGTTCCCGCGCCGTCAACGATCACTGCAATCTTAACTCGCAATGGGCGACTGAAAACGTCCCCCAAACAATCGGCACACATCTGGCTCTTGGCGATGCTTCACAACGACGGCAATCCCGAGGAACTCCCGCGCTCAATCATCGGCCACCCGGATCGGCAGATACTCCTTCAACGACTCAAGCGCGGACACTTGGGGGATCGACGGCGTTCAATAGCCATCTTGGCAAGCCGAAATGGCCTGCAAACTGGCGCGATCTGCAGCGCGCTCAATCTTAGTCGACAAACCTACCGTCGCTACGTCCGTTTGTTCGACGAGGGCGGGGCAGCAGCGCTATTCGCTCCGCGCATCAGCCCCCTTCGGAAATTTGATAGGGAAGCGGTGAAGAAGGCGGTTTTCAGCCTGCTTCATCAACCGCCCAGCAATTTTGGCATAAATCGCACGACGTGGAAAATGGCCGACTTGTCCCGAATAATGAAGGAAACGGGCCAGCCGGCTGGGGACGACGTCATTCGAAAAATTTTGAAGGAGGCAGGATACCGCTGGCGCAAAGCGCGCGTTGCGCTGACCTCTAATGATTCTGAATTTTCCGAGAAGCTCTGCCACATTCAGTCTATTCTCTCCGGACTGAGAGCGGACGAAGCTTTCTTTTCGATCGATGAATTCGGGCCCTTCGCGGTAAAGGCTCAGCCAGGACGGGCGCTCGTTGCCCCAAATGAGAAAACACTCGTCGCGCAGTGGCAGCGATCGAAGGGCTGTCTAATTCTCACAGCTGCCATTGAACTGTCCTCCAATCAGATTACTCATTTTTACAGCACGAAAAAGAACACTGATGAGATGATCCGTATGATGCAGGTTCTCCTCGCTCGATATGGCAATCGTCGAAAATTCTATCTCTCGTGGGATGCAGCATCGTGGCACGTCTCTAAGAAGCTATTTGAATGTATCGATGAGCACAATTTTTTTGCCGGCTGTAAGGGTCCAACGGTCGAGACAGCGCCGCTTCCGGCAAGGGCTCAGTTCCTTAACGTGATAGAATCCGTTTTCAGTGGCATGTCTCGCGCGATAATTCAAAACAGCGACTATCAATCGGTGGATGACGCCAAAGCCGCAATCGACCGGTACTTCAGTGAGCGCAACGCCCACTTCAGAGATCATCCACGACGGGCTGGCGTGAAGGTGTGGGGAAAGGAGCCAACGCCGAGCAGATTTTCGGAATTCAACAATTGTAAAGATCCGCGGTTTCGCTAG
- a CDS encoding DUF3606 domain-containing protein, with protein sequence MAKAKKRSSRGRKQDRPRVAGGQDYEVRYTAKKTKRSAGAVKKAVKKVGSSRKRVERRLGR encoded by the coding sequence ATGGCGAAGGCAAAGAAGAGATCAAGCCGCGGACGCAAGCAGGACCGGCCGCGGGTCGCCGGTGGGCAGGATTACGAGGTGCGCTACACGGCGAAGAAGACGAAGAGGTCGGCAGGTGCGGTGAAGAAGGCGGTGAAGAAGGTCGGCAGCAGCCGCAAGCGGGTCGAGCGTCGGCTTGGACGTTAG
- a CDS encoding PriCT-2 domain-containing protein produces MIEQTTDFALAQNVAKRMAVKFGGDPTVSDRARVFRMPGFRHMKASPFTSRILQIDHFARRYTLAELDERLPPLPRRFVNSNDKGIGFIGVDKAKLLFEHLDVEYLSGNANWQRFAMALNSTCNANEDVAELFFEFCSTGEGYGDEDTDARNRLRWESFDPSHGSGVGIGTLRSMCLEFRVPGLVVFQLFNTAARDFDNV; encoded by the coding sequence ATGATCGAACAGACGACCGATTTCGCTTTGGCGCAGAACGTCGCGAAGCGAATGGCCGTGAAGTTTGGCGGCGATCCGACCGTGTCCGACCGGGCGCGGGTCTTCCGAATGCCCGGCTTTCGGCACATGAAGGCCTCCCCGTTCACAAGCCGCATTCTCCAGATCGACCACTTCGCGCGACGCTACACGCTCGCCGAACTCGATGAACGATTGCCGCCGCTGCCGCGCCGCTTCGTCAATTCGAATGACAAGGGAATCGGCTTCATCGGAGTCGATAAGGCCAAACTACTTTTTGAACATCTGGACGTCGAATACCTGTCGGGGAACGCGAACTGGCAGCGCTTCGCGATGGCGCTGAATAGCACCTGCAACGCCAATGAAGACGTGGCCGAACTGTTCTTTGAATTCTGTTCAACTGGCGAGGGCTACGGCGATGAAGACACCGACGCACGCAATCGCCTGCGCTGGGAATCGTTCGACCCATCGCACGGGAGCGGTGTAGGAATCGGCACGCTACGCAGCATGTGTTTGGAATTCCGAGTCCCCGGCTTGGTCGTCTTCCAACTGTTCAACACCGCCGCAAGGGATTTCGACAATGTCTAA
- a CDS encoding DUF3604 domain-containing protein — MLFRLSSISGAVLAFVCAAGAFATNVAAEDVTTDIGTFDRESADKAFPTKPPYSPYAGRNFPTRPYFGDTHTHTSFSMDAGAFGARLGPKDAYRFAKGEEVIASSGQRAKLSRPLDFMVVTDHSDGMGFFPQLMGGDPTLLATPQGRKWYDEITSGKGAQAAIDIITSFGKGQLPKGFPTPGTPAYRSAWRETIKAADEANEPGRFTAFIGYEWTSGEGGNNLHRNVIWRDNGAKAGLIEPFTTQPPLGSANPRDLWKWMAMVEEKTGAELLALAHNGNLSNGRMFPIIESFNGKRIDREYAENRVRWEPLYEATQIKGDGETHPFLSPNDEFANFERWDKGNLDLTVVKKPEMLEFEYVRSALKNGLKMEAELGVNPYKFGLVGSTDAHTGLAGVEEDNFFGKTSSAEPSPDRATHPFAKTDKGVIMGWEQTSSGYAAVWATENTREAIFDAMKRRETYATTGPRMAVRFFGGWDFETADANNRTPARIGYTKGVPMGGELNNAPNGKSPTFLVAALKDPIGANLDRIQVIKGWAGKDGQTQERIYDVAVSGGRKIDADGRSRTAVGSTVNVANATWTNTIGTGEMITVWEDPDFDPALRAFYYVRVIEIPTPRWTAYDAKYFGIKMPAEATMTTTERAYTSPIWYTP; from the coding sequence ATGCTGTTCCGTTTGTCCTCCATTTCCGGAGCCGTGCTGGCTTTCGTTTGTGCCGCAGGCGCGTTTGCCACGAATGTCGCAGCAGAAGATGTAACGACGGACATTGGCACGTTCGACAGGGAGAGCGCCGACAAGGCGTTCCCCACCAAGCCGCCTTACTCGCCGTATGCGGGACGCAATTTCCCGACACGGCCGTACTTCGGCGACACGCACACGCACACCTCTTTCTCGATGGACGCCGGCGCGTTCGGCGCTCGGCTTGGCCCAAAGGACGCTTATCGCTTTGCCAAGGGCGAGGAAGTGATCGCTTCCAGCGGACAGCGCGCGAAACTTTCGCGTCCGCTGGATTTCATGGTGGTAACGGACCATTCCGACGGCATGGGCTTTTTCCCGCAACTGATGGGAGGCGATCCGACCCTGCTGGCGACGCCGCAGGGCCGCAAGTGGTACGACGAGATCACTTCGGGCAAGGGTGCCCAGGCCGCCATCGATATCATTACAAGCTTCGGCAAGGGACAATTGCCCAAGGGCTTCCCCACGCCGGGAACGCCGGCCTATCGCAGTGCCTGGCGCGAAACGATCAAGGCGGCCGACGAAGCTAATGAACCGGGCCGTTTCACTGCTTTCATCGGCTATGAGTGGACCTCGGGCGAGGGCGGTAACAACCTTCATCGCAATGTCATCTGGCGCGACAACGGAGCCAAAGCGGGCCTTATCGAACCCTTCACCACGCAACCCCCGCTCGGTAGTGCAAATCCTCGTGACCTCTGGAAGTGGATGGCGATGGTTGAGGAAAAAACCGGCGCCGAACTTCTCGCGCTTGCCCACAACGGCAATCTGAGCAACGGCCGGATGTTTCCCATTATCGAAAGCTTCAATGGCAAGCGAATCGACCGCGAATATGCGGAGAACCGCGTGCGCTGGGAGCCGCTTTACGAAGCCACGCAGATCAAAGGTGATGGCGAAACCCATCCATTTCTTTCGCCTAACGACGAGTTCGCGAACTTTGAGCGCTGGGACAAGGGTAACCTTGATCTCACCGTAGTCAAAAAACCTGAAATGCTTGAATTCGAATACGTCCGCTCGGCACTGAAAAACGGCCTCAAGATGGAAGCTGAACTCGGGGTTAATCCTTACAAGTTTGGTCTGGTCGGCAGCACCGATGCTCATACCGGGCTTGCGGGGGTCGAGGAGGATAACTTCTTCGGCAAGACATCTTCTGCCGAACCAAGTCCGGACCGGGCGACGCATCCCTTCGCCAAAACCGACAAGGGCGTCATCATGGGCTGGGAGCAGACGTCATCCGGCTATGCTGCGGTATGGGCCACGGAAAATACCCGGGAAGCGATTTTCGACGCCATGAAGCGGCGCGAGACCTATGCCACCACCGGTCCGCGCATGGCCGTTCGCTTCTTCGGCGGGTGGGATTTTGAGACTGCGGATGCCAACAACCGCACGCCGGCGCGAATTGGCTACACCAAAGGCGTGCCGATGGGCGGAGAGTTGAACAACGCGCCAAATGGAAAGTCGCCCACCTTCCTTGTCGCCGCATTGAAGGATCCGATCGGTGCAAATCTGGACCGCATCCAGGTCATCAAGGGCTGGGCCGGAAAAGACGGCCAGACGCAGGAGCGAATTTATGACGTTGCGGTATCGGGAGGCCGCAAGATCGATGCCGACGGCCGCAGCAGAACAGCGGTCGGGAGCACGGTCAATGTCGCCAACGCTACATGGACCAACACGATCGGCACGGGCGAGATGATCACCGTCTGGGAGGATCCCGACTTCGATCCGGCGTTGCGCGCCTTCTACTATGTGCGCGTGATCGAAATTCCGACCCCGCGCTGGACGGCCTATGACGCAAAATACTTCGGTATCAAGATGCCGGCGGAAGCTACGATGACTACCACAGAACGCGCATACACTTCACCGATCTGGTACACCCCTTGA
- a CDS encoding IS481 family transposase, producing the protein MDTHKNAPLTPKGREAMVRSVIEGGLTKAAAALRFNVTAKTVAKWVKRSREEGVDGLRDRSSRPHSLPGQTLPATCAAVEALRRQRHTGKQIAAELGISPATVSRVLRRLGLNRLRDLEPAEPVRRYEREHPGELIHIDIKKLGKFNQVGHRITGDRTGQSNLRARGEGPGWEYVHVCIDDASRIAFSKVMKSERQGCAVAFLKAAIAYYASLDVRVERVMTDNGSCYKSRAFRKACQRLGLKHIRTKPYTPKTNGKAERFIQTSLREWAYARAYNTSGERAAELPRWLHRYNWHRPHGSIGAMPPISRLALTGNNLLRLHI; encoded by the coding sequence ATGGACACCCATAAGAATGCGCCTCTGACGCCGAAAGGTCGAGAGGCCATGGTGCGGAGCGTGATCGAGGGCGGCCTGACGAAGGCCGCAGCCGCGCTCCGGTTCAACGTCACAGCGAAGACGGTCGCCAAATGGGTCAAGCGCTCCCGGGAGGAAGGTGTTGATGGGTTGCGTGATCGCTCCTCACGGCCCCATTCATTGCCAGGCCAAACCCTGCCTGCCACATGCGCTGCGGTCGAGGCGCTGCGCCGACAGCGCCACACGGGCAAGCAGATCGCGGCCGAACTCGGCATCTCTCCGGCGACTGTCAGTCGTGTCCTGCGGCGACTGGGATTGAACCGGTTGCGCGACCTGGAACCGGCCGAACCGGTGCGGCGCTACGAGCGTGAACATCCCGGCGAACTGATCCACATCGACATCAAAAAGCTCGGCAAGTTCAACCAGGTAGGCCATCGCATCACCGGCGATCGAACCGGTCAGAGCAACCTGCGTGCCCGCGGCGAAGGGCCTGGCTGGGAATACGTCCACGTCTGTATCGACGATGCTTCCCGGATCGCCTTCAGCAAGGTCATGAAGAGCGAACGGCAGGGTTGCGCCGTGGCCTTCCTCAAAGCTGCGATCGCTTACTACGCCAGCCTGGACGTCAGGGTCGAGCGGGTGATGACCGACAACGGTTCTTGCTATAAATCGCGCGCCTTCCGCAAAGCCTGCCAGCGCCTCGGCCTCAAGCACATTCGCACCAAGCCATACACGCCGAAGACCAACGGTAAGGCCGAACGCTTCATTCAGACCAGCTTGCGCGAGTGGGCTTATGCCCGCGCCTACAACACCTCAGGAGAACGCGCCGCCGAACTGCCAAGATGGCTTCACCGCTACAATTGGCATCGCCCTCATGGCAGTATCGGCGCGATGCCACCCATCAGCAGACTCGCTCTAACCGGGAACAACCTGTTGAGGCTCCACATCTAG